GAGTAAACTGATGGGGCAGATTAATCTGGTGCGCCACGGATTACCCAAACTGCGCCCGAATGGAGTGGCGGTAATTACCGGCGGTTTTCTGGCGTACGCCCCCGCGCCGCAAACCAGCATGATTGCCATGGTAAATGCCGGTCTGGAAGGTTTTGCCAAAGCGGCCGCTCTGGATTTTACCGAAGGTCGCCGGATTGTTATTGTGCACCCGCCTTGGGTAGCCGAAACGGCGGAGCAACTCGGTATGGACCCTACGCCTTGGCCCAACGCCGCGAAAACCGCCGAAGCTTATTTGGCAGCCGTAGAAGGTTCACAAACCGGGAAACCCATTTTTGTAGAAGGATACGCCCCGGCCGATCTTTAAAAACCGAAAAGCCTGCTCCTAGTTCTGGAGCAGGCTTTTATTTAGAACAAAATAGGCTTTTGCAAAATAAGTAAAAAGTACCTCTTCGGACGTAGAGTTTTAAGTATTGATAAATACCACTTTCGCGAGCGTCTACGCTCGTGAAGATTATCGGGGAGGCCTCTGGCCGGGATAACCCATGTACATATATTAAAAGACTTGGAGTTAAATTACTATCGGCCAGAGGCCGGACGATGAGCAACACGAGCGTGGACGCTCGCGTAATTCTAAATTTTACTCAATCACCAGGTCGTATTTGGCGAGTAAGCCGCTTAAGCCCGCCGACGAGAATTTTGTTTTTTTTGCGGTGTTTAACTCTAAATCAATGGCGTAATTATAAGCCGTCCGGAAATCGGTTTTGGTGAGATTAGTGCGGTTGAACAAGGTTTGGTATAAATCGCAATTTAGAAATGCTGCTTCGCTCAAATCGCATTCGGCAAAGTTGGCCTCTTTAATGCTGCAGGTATCGAAGAGGGTTTTTTTTAATTTTTTGCCCACGTATCTGGTAAAATCCAGGTTGCTGTGGTAAAAAGAAACGGCAAACAAAAAATTATCGCAGCGGCTAAAGTTTAAACCCAGCAACTTGGAATTTCGGAAAGCCACGGTTTGCAGTTTGGCCTGGTCCAGGTTCGCCAAACCCAGGTTACAGGTCTCGAAAGTACAATCAATAAACAAAGCCCCGGAAAAAGAGCTTTCGGCAAAATTGCAGTTTTTAAACGTACAGGCATTAAACTCGATACCCGCCAGCTTCTTCCCCAAAAAATCAATTTTATCAAAAGTCTCTTCTTCGTGCAGTAATTCCATAAGCGTGTTTTAGGTACACAAACTTATGGGTTTTAATTTGGAGAGTAACTTTTAAGATGAGGAAATTTGGGGATAGCACCAAACTATGGTGTGGAAGTTACCTCCATGGCTAATTATAGAATAATAGGATAGAAAGCACTCATAATAACGGTGAATGGTAGTCAAGCCAAGTTTCTAAGAAGAGAAAAAGCCAAGTAGAAAAAAGAATAAGGAGGGTCTTAGTTTCCGCTGATCAAGCAGGCAGGCTCGTTTTGGCAGGCGTTTTACTGTTTGCTTTATACTTTTGGTTTGTCCTAATCAGGAAATTGGCTTTCCTCAGTTATGCATGGAGCCGCTAACTCGGACCCTATGCATAATTGAGAAAACTACTAGCTGAAGGTTATCTTGATTTCTATAAGAAAATATTCTCTCCATATAATTCTCTGTGATAGCTTTGTACATTATCTACATCATTCAGAAATATTATAAGTTCTTTTAATGCAATGACATAAAAATTAGTATTACCGGAATTGAGTACATGAGTAAGCCCATGAAAGTCCCGTTGATGCAAATTATCTAAATCAAGAAATGAAATTGCTTCATAGTTTTTTCTCCATTCAGTTCCCATTTCCCAAGTAATTACTAAATGAATATCTTTTTCATTTTTATATCCACTTTCAAATTCATGAATAAGAGCGTCAAGATTATATTTGTATTCCAATATTTTTGGAGGACTAGTATGTTCAGTTTTAAAATGTAATTCTTCGACTCCTAAAGGATTAAGTTCTTTATCAAACACGTGATTAGATATTGGTTCCTTTACTACAAATTTGTATACTCCATCATATTGTTTTGTCTGACTTGTTGCTAAAAGCTTAATTCCTCTTATTACGCCACCAGCAATTAATTGATTAAATAAAACAATTACATCTTGTTCAGACTGAGGTTCCGATGTAATAGAAATTTCATTAATTGGTGCAAAAAAATTCTTATTATTTAAAATCAGGGGCTTAGTACTCTCGTGGTATTCTTGCTGCTTTATCCATTCATGCAATTCAACTTCTTTAACAATGTCCGGTTTTACACCTGTGTCTGTTTTTAATAAATCTTTCC
The sequence above is a segment of the Adhaeribacter swui genome. Coding sequences within it:
- a CDS encoding short chain dehydrogenase, with protein sequence MRIVVLGATGTIGKAVAELFREKGHEVIAVSRSSEPAVDIENPASIPAFFEQVGEVDAIVSAAGSAAFVALQDLTEEQIQLSLTSKLMGQINLVRHGLPKLRPNGVAVITGGFLAYAPAPQTSMIAMVNAGLEGFAKAAALDFTEGRRIVIVHPPWVAETAEQLGMDPTPWPNAAKTAEAYLAAVEGSQTGKPIFVEGYAPADL
- a CDS encoding pentapeptide repeat-containing protein, yielding MELLHEEETFDKIDFLGKKLAGIEFNACTFKNCNFAESSFSGALFIDCTFETCNLGLANLDQAKLQTVAFRNSKLLGLNFSRCDNFLFAVSFYHSNLDFTRYVGKKLKKTLFDTCSIKEANFAECDLSEAAFLNCDLYQTLFNRTNLTKTDFRTAYNYAIDLELNTAKKTKFSSAGLSGLLAKYDLVIE